The following proteins are co-located in the Apium graveolens cultivar Ventura chromosome 5, ASM990537v1, whole genome shotgun sequence genome:
- the LOC141661537 gene encoding uncharacterized protein LOC141661537 codes for MAILMIVRILFLIFFHLKLQQLVEDVKKKAYFGTCLGVMYVIEFQKRGLPHVHMLIWLDSTPKKNLKKNVDNFVSAEIPNPDVDPVGYNAVKAFMIHGPYGTDNMKSPCMKDFKCSRHFPKKYCSRTMFDECGFPIYKRRKTGITVKVRGAELDNQYVVPYNRDLLVKYQCHMNVQVYCHARSLKYLFKYCLKGHDRATVEVRKKGIQYSTLTFEVVDEMQCFFMIGMYVQQKQLIVFFDLKYIIDPYR; via the exons ATGGCGATCCTCATGATAGTCCGGATATTATTTCTCATATTTTTTCATTTAAAGCTTCAACAGTTGGTAGAAGATGTTAAGAAGAAAGCATATTTTGGAACATGTCTTGGAG TTATGTATGTCATAGAGTTTCAAAAGCGTGGATTGCCGCATGTTCACATGTTGATATGGCTTGATTCAACGCCGAAAAAGAATCTGAAGAAAAATGTTGACAATTTTGTGTCCGCAGAAATTCCCAATCCTGATGTTGATCCTGTTGGTTATAATGCTGTTAAAGCCTTTATGATTCATGGTCCTTATGGTACCGATAATATGAAATCTCCTTGCATGAAAGATTTTAAATGTAGTCGGCATTTTCCGAAAAA GTATTGCTCTCGGACAATGTTTGATGAATGCGGTTTCCCTATTTATAAGAGGAGGAAGACTGGCATTACTGTTAAAGTGCGAGGTGCTGAATTGGACAACCAGTATGTGGTTCCATATAATAGAGATCTTCTGGTAAAGTATCAATGTCACATGAATGTTCAAGTCTACTGCCATGCTCGAAGCTTGAAATACCTATTCAAGTATTGCCTCAAAGGCCACGATAGAGCCACTGTTGAAGTTAGGAAAAAAGGAATCCAATATTCTACGTTAACATTTGAAGTAGTTGATGAGATGCAATGTTTTTTTATGATCGGTATGTATGTGCAGCAGAAGCAGCTTATCGTATTTTTTGATTTGAAGTACATCATAGATCCATATCGGTAG